The Streptomyces sp. RKAG293 genome includes a region encoding these proteins:
- a CDS encoding MarR family transcriptional regulator — MPNPSESPSSPPLDEEGPTELFERLQHQVALFARRAEQTRLGGVGKARNSMDRAAYLLLNRLDREGPMGVKALAEGMGIDSSTVTRQVAPLVDTGLVKRTSHPEDGRAVVLALSPRGLGRLEEVRSSRKQLMAQVTEGWSENEREMFCDLLGRFNLALSEWHATTVQAGPADE, encoded by the coding sequence ATGCCCAATCCATCGGAGTCGCCCTCCTCTCCCCCCCTCGACGAGGAGGGGCCCACCGAACTCTTCGAGCGGCTCCAGCATCAGGTCGCTCTCTTCGCCCGGCGCGCGGAGCAGACCCGCCTCGGCGGTGTGGGCAAGGCCCGCAACTCCATGGACCGGGCCGCGTACCTGCTGCTCAACCGGCTCGACCGCGAAGGCCCGATGGGCGTCAAGGCACTCGCGGAGGGCATGGGCATCGACTCCTCCACCGTCACCCGCCAGGTCGCGCCGCTCGTCGACACCGGCCTCGTCAAGCGCACCTCGCACCCCGAGGACGGTCGTGCCGTCGTGCTCGCCCTCTCGCCGCGCGGCCTGGGCCGGCTGGAAGAGGTCCGCAGCTCGCGCAAGCAGCTGATGGCCCAGGTCACCGAGGGCTGGAGCGAGAACGAACGGGAGATGTTCTGCGATCTGCTCGGGCGCTTCAACCTGGCGCTGTCCGAGTGGCACGCGACGACGGTGCAGGCCGGACCGGCCGACGAGTAG
- the ilvA gene encoding threonine ammonia-lyase encodes MDRAAPAVHHPITLDDVRGAHKMLSGVARVTPMEGSRYLTGLIGSPVHLKCENLQRTGSFKVRGAYVRIAGLTQEERSAGVVAASAGNHAQGVALAASLLGVRSTVFMPVGAPLPKIAATRDYGAEVRMHGQVVDETLRAAKAYAEETGAVFIHPFDHPDIIAGQGTVGLEILEQCPEVRTIVVGIGGGGFAAGVALAVKALRPDVKVIGVQAAGAASYPPSLAAGEPVALGAVATMADGIMVGRPGDIPFTIIRELVDEVRTVSEDALSSALLLCLERAKMVVEPAGASPVAALLSDPDSFEGPVVAVLSGGNVDPLLMQRILRHGMAAAGRYLSLRLRVTDRPGALATLLGVLSEADANVLDVSHVRTDPRLGLTEAEVELHLETKGPEHCEAVEAALLAAGYMVI; translated from the coding sequence ATGGACAGAGCGGCGCCCGCGGTACACCACCCGATCACGCTCGACGACGTGCGCGGGGCGCACAAGATGCTGTCCGGGGTGGCGCGGGTGACCCCGATGGAGGGCAGCCGGTACCTGACCGGTCTGATCGGCTCCCCGGTCCATCTGAAGTGCGAGAACCTGCAGCGCACCGGCTCGTTCAAGGTACGCGGCGCGTATGTGCGGATCGCCGGCCTCACGCAGGAGGAACGATCCGCCGGGGTCGTCGCCGCGAGCGCCGGCAACCATGCGCAGGGCGTCGCGCTGGCCGCGTCACTGCTCGGTGTGCGGTCCACGGTCTTCATGCCGGTGGGCGCACCGCTGCCGAAGATCGCGGCGACCCGCGACTACGGGGCCGAGGTGCGGATGCACGGACAGGTGGTGGACGAGACGCTGCGCGCCGCCAAGGCGTACGCGGAGGAGACCGGCGCCGTCTTCATCCACCCCTTCGACCACCCGGACATCATCGCGGGCCAGGGCACGGTGGGTCTGGAGATCCTGGAGCAGTGCCCCGAGGTGCGGACGATCGTGGTCGGCATCGGCGGCGGCGGCTTCGCCGCGGGTGTCGCGCTGGCGGTGAAGGCGCTGCGTCCGGACGTGAAGGTGATCGGTGTGCAGGCGGCGGGCGCGGCGTCGTACCCGCCCTCGCTGGCGGCGGGCGAGCCGGTGGCGCTGGGCGCGGTGGCGACGATGGCCGACGGGATCATGGTCGGCCGGCCCGGCGACATCCCGTTCACCATCATTCGCGAACTGGTCGACGAGGTCCGTACCGTTTCCGAGGACGCCCTTTCCAGCGCGCTGCTGCTGTGCCTGGAGCGGGCGAAGATGGTCGTGGAACCGGCCGGGGCGAGCCCGGTGGCGGCGCTGCTGTCCGATCCGGACTCCTTCGAGGGCCCGGTGGTCGCGGTGCTGTCCGGTGGGAACGTGGACCCGCTGCTGATGCAGCGGATCCTCCGGCACGGGATGGCCGCGGCGGGTCGCTATCTGTCGCTGCGGCTGCGGGTGACGGACCGGCCGGGTGCGCTGGCGACGCTCCTGGGGGTGTTGTCAGAGGCGGACGCTAACGTCCTCGATGTGAGCCACGTACGGACCGATCCGCGGCTCGGACTCACGGAGGCGGAGGTCGAGCTGCACCTGGAGACCAAGGGGCCGGAGCACTGCGAGGCGGTCGAGGCCGCGCTGCTGGCCGCCGGCTACATGGTCATCTGA
- a CDS encoding ATP-binding cassette domain-containing protein, with protein sequence MPGAIYAEGLVKTFGDVRALDGVDFDVPEGTVLGLLGPNGAGKTTAVRVLTTLLQPDSGQAVVAGIDVLKHPNEVRRHIGLSGQFAAVDEYLTGRENLQMVGQLYQMKSRDAKLRAAELLDRFNLADAADRPTKTYSGGMRRRLDLAAALVVKPPVMFMDEPTTGLDPRNRQVMWEVIQDLVAGGTTLLLTTQYLEEADQLAHDICVIDHGKVIARGTSDQLKAQTGGERVEVVVHERDRLTDAEGILRGFGKGETKTEDHTRRITVPVDGGAKLLAEVIRDLDAQGIEIDDIGLRRPTLDDVFLSLTGHEAEVAAPEEEAK encoded by the coding sequence ATGCCAGGCGCGATCTACGCGGAAGGTCTGGTCAAGACCTTCGGCGACGTACGGGCTTTGGACGGAGTGGATTTCGACGTCCCGGAAGGCACGGTTCTGGGACTGCTGGGCCCGAACGGCGCCGGCAAGACCACTGCCGTCCGGGTGCTCACCACCCTGCTGCAACCGGACAGCGGCCAAGCCGTCGTCGCCGGTATCGACGTGCTCAAGCACCCCAACGAAGTCCGCCGCCACATCGGCCTGTCCGGCCAGTTCGCGGCGGTCGACGAGTATCTGACCGGCCGTGAGAACCTCCAGATGGTCGGCCAGCTCTACCAGATGAAGAGCCGTGACGCGAAGCTCCGCGCGGCCGAACTGCTGGACCGCTTCAACCTCGCGGACGCGGCCGACCGGCCCACCAAGACGTACTCCGGCGGCATGCGCCGCCGGCTGGACCTCGCCGCGGCGCTCGTCGTCAAGCCGCCCGTGATGTTCATGGACGAGCCCACGACCGGCCTGGACCCGCGCAACCGGCAGGTCATGTGGGAGGTCATCCAGGACCTGGTGGCCGGTGGCACGACCCTGCTGCTCACCACCCAGTACCTCGAAGAGGCCGACCAGCTCGCGCACGACATCTGCGTGATCGACCACGGCAAGGTCATCGCCCGCGGCACCTCCGACCAGCTCAAGGCGCAGACCGGCGGCGAACGCGTCGAGGTCGTCGTCCACGAGCGGGACCGGCTCACCGACGCGGAGGGCATCCTGCGCGGCTTCGGCAAGGGCGAAACCAAGACCGAGGACCACACCCGCCGGATCACCGTCCCGGTCGACGGCGGTGCCAAGCTGCTCGCCGAGGTCATCCGCGATCTCGACGCCCAAGGCATCGAGATCGACGACATCGGGCTGCGCCGCCCGACCCTGGACGATGTGTTCCTCTCGCTGACCGGCCACGAGGCCGAGGTCGCCGCACCGGAAGAGGAGGCCAAGTGA
- a CDS encoding ABC transporter permease, giving the protein MAVIDAKPTTTLAPRSGGGVMQSVRDSLVIAKRNLIRMTRIPEMIIFGLIQPIMFVVLFTYVFGGSMKVGGSTDPATYKEFLMAGIFAQTVTFATAGAGAGIADDMNKGLIDRFRSLPMSRGAVLTGRTLADLVQTMLTVIVLAVVALIVGWRVHEGIPKMLGAFGLLLLLGYAFSWIGALIGLSVRTPEAATSGGLIWLFPVTFISNAFADTGNMTPWLAHIAEWNPFSATVQACRELFGNPGVSTSSAWPMQHAVWASLLWSVLILVVFRTLAVRKYRSATA; this is encoded by the coding sequence ATGGCCGTCATCGACGCGAAGCCCACGACCACGCTGGCCCCCCGGTCCGGCGGCGGGGTCATGCAGTCCGTCCGGGACTCGCTGGTCATCGCCAAGCGCAATCTGATCCGGATGACCCGCATCCCCGAGATGATCATTTTCGGGCTGATCCAGCCGATCATGTTCGTGGTGCTGTTCACCTACGTGTTCGGCGGCTCCATGAAGGTCGGCGGCAGCACCGACCCCGCCACGTACAAGGAATTCCTGATGGCGGGCATCTTCGCCCAGACCGTCACCTTCGCCACGGCGGGCGCCGGCGCGGGCATCGCCGACGACATGAACAAGGGCCTCATCGACCGCTTCCGGTCCCTGCCCATGTCGCGCGGCGCGGTCCTCACCGGACGCACCCTCGCCGACCTGGTGCAGACGATGCTGACCGTCATCGTGCTGGCCGTCGTCGCCCTGATCGTCGGATGGCGCGTCCACGAGGGCATCCCCAAGATGCTCGGCGCCTTCGGGCTGCTGCTCCTGCTGGGTTACGCCTTCTCCTGGATCGGCGCGCTGATCGGCCTGTCGGTCCGCACCCCGGAGGCGGCCACCTCCGGCGGTCTGATCTGGCTGTTCCCCGTGACGTTCATTTCCAACGCCTTCGCGGACACCGGCAACATGACGCCCTGGCTGGCCCATATCGCCGAATGGAACCCGTTCAGCGCCACGGTGCAGGCCTGCCGGGAGCTGTTCGGCAACCCGGGCGTCTCGACGTCCAGCGCCTGGCCGATGCAGCACGCCGTGTGGGCGTCGCTGCTCTGGTCCGTCCTGATCCTCGTGGTGTTCCGCACCCTGGCGGTGCGCAAGTACCGCTCCGCGACCGCCTGA
- the greA gene encoding transcription elongation factor GreA: MTQTSESVTWLTQEAYDQLKAELEYLSGPARALIIAKIEEARQEGDLKENAGYHAAREDQGKQELRVRQLTQLLERAKVGEAPADTGVVAPGMVVTIAFDGDPDDTMTFLVGSREYVSDTLETYSPQSPLGKGVSGKKAGEDAVYELPNGKKSSVKILSVKPHRG; encoded by the coding sequence GTGACCCAGACCAGCGAGAGCGTCACCTGGCTGACCCAGGAGGCGTACGACCAGCTGAAGGCCGAGCTGGAGTACCTGTCGGGTCCGGCACGCGCTCTGATCATCGCCAAGATCGAGGAAGCCCGCCAGGAGGGCGACCTCAAGGAGAACGCCGGCTACCACGCGGCGCGCGAGGATCAGGGCAAGCAGGAGCTGCGGGTCCGCCAGCTGACCCAGCTGCTGGAGCGTGCCAAGGTCGGCGAGGCGCCGGCCGACACCGGCGTGGTCGCGCCCGGCATGGTCGTCACGATCGCCTTCGACGGCGACCCGGACGACACCATGACCTTCCTGGTGGGCTCGCGTGAGTACGTGAGCGACACCCTGGAGACGTACTCGCCGCAGTCCCCGCTGGGCAAGGGCGTGAGCGGCAAGAAGGCCGGCGAGGACGCCGTCTACGAGCTGCCGAACGGCAAGAAGTCCTCCGTCAAGATCCTCTCGGTCAAGCCGCACCGGGGCTGA
- a CDS encoding DUF4307 domain-containing protein translates to MAAVREGLPEGRYGRGADARADRRLKIIGVVLGVLALGGVGWFGWHSVAGTDVSGEVIKSRAVSDQAVEIHLEVRKDAGTIAVCTLRSVDKDHTEVGRMDVTMRDHKKQVDTVVTMRTTHRGETAELLGCKPADQG, encoded by the coding sequence ATGGCTGCGGTGCGCGAGGGGCTGCCCGAAGGGCGCTACGGACGCGGCGCCGATGCGCGGGCCGACCGGCGACTGAAGATCATCGGTGTGGTGCTGGGCGTGCTGGCACTGGGCGGGGTCGGCTGGTTCGGCTGGCATTCGGTCGCGGGCACGGACGTGAGCGGCGAGGTCATCAAGTCCCGGGCCGTCTCGGACCAGGCCGTGGAAATCCATCTGGAGGTCCGCAAGGACGCCGGAACGATCGCCGTGTGCACGCTGCGCTCGGTCGACAAGGACCACACTGAGGTGGGACGCATGGACGTGACCATGCGCGACCACAAGAAGCAGGTCGACACCGTGGTCACCATGCGGACCACGCACCGCGGGGAGACCGCTGAGCTGCTCGGCTGCAAGCCGGCGGACCAGGGCTGA